A single Entelurus aequoreus isolate RoL-2023_Sb linkage group LG11, RoL_Eaeq_v1.1, whole genome shotgun sequence DNA region contains:
- the pou3f1 gene encoding POU domain, class 3, transcription factor 1 produces the protein MATTAQYIPRNNSLPSNPLMHPDSDRMHQGTTYREVQKMMHHEYLQGLNTGHPMSLTHHQWLPTSNSDWASATHLGQQEPHKGGGGGVQASRDDLGSGFHHRSHLVHQQAQGAHHGSWAPASAHHLSPASGAHQPLVYSQPGYTNLNAMLGSPQPGALHHGMREPLHDDSAVHDGQLESPPQAFSHHQDHSDEDAPSSDDLEQFAKQFKQRRIKLGFTQADVGLALGTLYGNVFSQTTICRFEALQLSFKNMCKLKPLLNKWLEETDSNTGSPTNLDKIAAQGRKRKKRTSIEVGVKGALENHFLKCPKPSAHEITTLAGTLQLEKEVVRVWFCNRRQKEKRMTPVGVPHPGMEDVYSQAETPPLHRTLQSPGQ, from the coding sequence ATGGCGACAACAGCTCAGTATATCCCGCGGAATAACTCCCTGCCGTCCAACCCGCTCATGCACCCGGACTCGGACCGCATGCACCAGGGCACCACGTACCGGGAGGTGCAGAAGATGATGCACCACGAGTACCTGCAGGGTCTGAACACGGGGCACCCGATGAGCCTGACGCACCACCAGTGGCTGCCCACCTCCAACAGCGACTGGGCGAGCGCCACGCACCTCGGCCAGCAGGAGCCGCACaaaggcggcggcggcggcgtgcAGGCGAGCCGCGACGACCTGGGCAGCGGCTTCCACCACCGGTCCCACTTGGTGCACCAGCAGGCGCAGGGCGCGCACCACGGCTCCTGGGCGCCGGCCAGCGCGCACCACCTCTCCCCGGCCTCCGGCGCGCACCAGCCCCTGGTCTACTCGCAGCCGGGCTACACGAACCTCAACGCCATGCTGGGCAGCCCGCAGCCGGGCGCGCTCCACCACGGCATGCGGGAGCCCCTCCACGACGACTCGGCGGTGCACGACGGCCAGCTGGAGTCCCCCCCGCAGGCGTTCAGCCACCACCAGGACCACTCGGACGAGGACGCGCCCAGCTCCGACGACCTGGAGCAGTTCGCCAAGCAGTTCAAGCAGCGGCGGATCAAGCTGGGCTTCACGCAGGCGGACGTGGGCCTGGCGCTGGGCACCCTCTACGGCAACGTCTTCTCGCAGACCACCATCTGCCGCTTCGAGGCGCTGCAGCTGAGCTTCAAGAACATGTGCAAGCTCAAGCCGCTGCTGAACAAGTGGCTGGAGGAGACGGACTCCAACACGGGGAGCCCCACCAACCTGGACAAGATCGCCGCGCAGGGCCGCAAGCGCAAGAAGAGGACCTCCATCGAGGTGGGCGTCAAGGGCGCGCTGGAGAACCATTTCTTGAAGTGCCCCAAGCCCTCCGCGCACGAAATCACCACGTTGGCCGGCACGCTGCAGCTGGAGAAGGAGGTGGTGCGCGTTTGGTTTTGCAACCGGAGACAGAAGGAGAAGCGCATGACGCCCGTGGGGGTCCCGCACCCGGGCATGGAGGACGTATATTCCCAGGCGGAGACGCCCCCGCTGCACCGCACGCTACAGAGCCCCGGGCAGTGA